atattaacaatgtttaatgtttttatttattaattttttttttttttacttttttgtttatattaatgAATTTGTGTTTTGTATTTCTCTTTggaaatatgtatattaactTAGATCATAGtaaattatgatatataaattgtgaaaaaatatttgtctAAATGGTTGTTtagttttaaaaattaataaaatattgttctaattttttatttttattaatttttgtactatataaacatttactTATcattaacaatatatatatttttttaaattcctatattttaatttagtAAGTAATAATTAGAAATTTTTGATTATGtcatgataaaaatattttgataaaaGCACTATTATTCTAACACATATTATTGTactaattaatatttttatggtgTTATTTAAGATTTattgtataataaaaatatggaaggataatatatattttcaaaagaacaatctatataaaatttttattaattatatatatatatatatatatatatatatgtatgaatgagatatatattttgttgttTAGAATATATGAAGTGTACTAAAATATGGAATAATTAATTTGCATTTTACCTAATATTATAGATATGGTTggttcatatattataaggataaaatatataaataacagtattgtatatatatatatatatatatatatatataataacatactgtaatattatttataaataataaaaatggtaaatatgaaataatatatctttatcttttatattaaaatagaattatttttataattaaactTTTCCTAATACATAAAATTTAtctaaattaattattattaaattttagaAATAGAAttgaaattattttcataaggGTAAATAATTtgtgtacatataatattatgtttatatatttatataattaataaaaaatattaataacaaaaaaaaaaaaaataaaataaaataaatgtaggaattatttattatttgtaaataatatatatgaactggaaaaaaaaattttttttttttttctattcaGTTATTTACTAtgaattcatttattatatgaatgttTTATTAACACTATTtgtatgtaaataatatataagtaaatatataaatagattttgtgataaatataaatatcacATATAATTCAGTTTAAAAAAATGCTACTTTAGATTTACACTATGTATTAAGAATTGTAAACATAATAATTGATGCAACATTAGTAAGatagaagaaatattatatattatttattattgtttacttatgaaattaaaaactattttctttatttaaaaaaaaaaaaaaattttaaattaaaaaaggacTTATATATTAAgcataatgaaaaaaaaaaatatttcatgagaaaaattattaatccAACTAAAACAAGTTAAcctaaataatattaatgggGAGATAAACAGAACAATAAAAGAACAAttagaataaatataaaaaaattaaatatcacttaaaaatatatatatctatatgtaTATTGATGAGAATACTATTATggatagaatatatatatatatgtatataatgtgaatactttttttcaaaatcagttaaaaatagtatatatttttttttttttttgttcttaaatttattaagtttttatataagatcatatttgtattttttaaaattataaataattctatatgagattttatttttaataatttttcttatatatatatatatatatatatatatatatttatataagaataccaaaaaaaaaaaaaaaaaataataaaacataaaaattatcgTTTACTGTCAATATTCTTTATTGCAAATGTTTTGAAAGATAACTTTtgttttctttaaaaaaaattgtattttgctgtataatttttttttttaaatatgaaattttgacatttcataattttatataatatatgaaatatttcataaaagaaagtgtattttattctttattatttttataaaaaagggttgaaaatattcaatttgcgaagaagaaaaattgaattaattttaaacgaacatattatatatatatataatataaggaaatatttatttaagtgctaaatatttgaagaaaaataagtgttttaaaaataaccatttttgttatttatgCGTAACACGTACAAAAGATGAGAGAacgttaaaaaataaaaattatattttttttttttttttttttttaagtttcAGGTTATAACGTTTAATGAGATAAAATTATGAAAGAAGGTGttttatgtattaaatatatattatttaaacaaacataatatatatgttataagaaaaatatatattaaaataaaataacaaaataaaataattaaatatatataaaagaataacattatataataataatatattaaagtgaaaatatttttctgtGCATAAGATGTTAAGATAattgttttataatatattatatataacaattaaGAAATAAGGAAAGTATATAGTGTATAatcttattataaaattataaattattttatatattataaacaataatatttatattattattatattatgaattaTTCACAAGAATGTAATACAATTTATTTGAAgtttataacaaaaaaatcaagataaaatataaaataaataattttaattaaataaaaaattagttttttattaaatttttatatgatactTAATTGCTGAAATGCAaccaaaaatatatgtatgaaaaaaataattttttttttcataagaatacatatattactAATCATAATACAAACtgctaaatatatatatatatatatatatatatatatcataagaTTAAGAATGTgctatataaaaatattgtagacataattaaaagaatagtatatatgtgtcaaaatatatatatttttttaacacaTTAGACTTTAATtactttattaataatatatatatatatatatatttgtttgtttatttgggtttacttatatatttagatattataaattatatttgaatataaatGCACATATGTTTTGAATTTAACTTTTTATATACTATATTTAGCTTATTTTTTAGTTTATTTAATATGGTAGCGTGTTTTTCGTATTTTAGTATTGGAAATAAAGGATACTCGGAAATTTTTGAAGAGTcagaaaataaagatgagTCGAGAGTATATTGTGTGAAGGAtcataagaagaaaaatttaaaatatacttatacgcatattatgaaaatattttatgaaaaatttaCCTTAAGTAATTACAAAATAGCTTTAGTAGAGCATGCTAGTGGGGTAccacattattatatgacaTATGGCATGTTTTTAAGAAAAGTTTTATCGTTTAGTAATTCTTTGAATAAATATGAAGGAAGTAATATTCcagaaaaaacatataacgaagaaatgaataatggtaaatttaaattattaggTTTATATGGTAGTAATTCTATAAATTGGCTAATTACTGATTTGGGTGCTATGCTTAGTGGAGTTACTACTTTAGTAATGCATTCTAAATTTAGTATAGATGTAATTGTTGATATATTGAATGAATCCAAATTAGAATGGTTATGTTTAGATTTAGATTTGGCTGAAGGTTTAATGAAGCGTAGAAATCAATTACCACACTTGAAaacttttataattttagatACATTAGTTAAAcctaaagaaataaatacacAAGGGGgaaaggaaaataatataaaaacaaataagaGTTCAGTTAAGagatctaaaaaaaaaaataataataatatagaggATAACTCGGAAGATATTACTATAGATGAATTTGAATgtgataatgaaaaattagaAATACTTCAAggtttaaaagaaaaagggaGTTTGATtggaataaatattatatcttttgATGATATGACAAAGCATGAAACAGCagattttaatattaaaaacgATAGTCCTGATTTTATTACTTCTATTGTATATACATCTGGAACATCTGGAAAGCCCAAAGGTGTTATGTTAAgcaataaaaatttttattatggaGTAGTAACTACGGCTGATCATGATGTATTAGTAAAGTTTAGTTTACAAAAACATTTATCTTATTTACCAATATCTCATGTATATGCGAGAATGTTTGTTTATCTTATCTTCATGTCTACTGGAAGAGTAAATATATGGAGTAAGgatcttaattttttttcgaaggatatatttaattcaaaAGATGCGGTGCTAGGAGGAGTACCGAAAGTTTTTTGTcgaatatatacaaatattatgaCACAATTAGATAATTTACCCCTATGTAAGAAATGTATTGTAAAAGGTGTTTTATGTTTTCGTAGAACATTTAAGAATGGATGTTTTAGTAAAGGTCTAGAAAAGGTAATGAAAGTTTCCAGTAAAATTAGACAGAAAGTGAACCCCAATTTAGAAGTTATATTAAATGGTGGTGGAAAATTATCAGCAAAAATTGCTGATGAATTATGTATTTTGTtagatattaaatattacCAAGGTTATGGTTTAACTGAATTTACAGGTCCTATTTTTGCACAACGTGTAATAGATAATAATTCTGAAGGAATGGGAGGACCTACTTGTCCATCCATAAGATATAAAGTAAGGACATGGGAAACATATAAAGCTTCCGATTCCTTACCAAAAGGAGAATTGTTAATTAAGAGTAATGCTATGTTTAATGGATACTTTTTAGAAAAagaatttacaaaaaaatgttttaccCATGATGGTTATTTTATAACAGGAGATGTGGTTCAAATTAATAAAGATGGTTCTTTAACATTTTTAGATAGATCAAAGGGTTTGGTTAAATTATCTCAAGGAGAATATATAGAAACGGATTTATTGAATAATCTATATTCAcaaatttcttttataaataattgcGTTGTTTATGGTGACGATTCCATGGATGGACCATTAGGAATTATATCTGTGGACAAATCTTTACTTTTTACAAGTTTaaagaatgataatatgtTAGAACAATGTGGTGTTACTGAGAAGAATTATATGGATAAATTAACTGATGATAACATAAAtcaaaacatttttattgaTTATGTAAAAGCAAAAATGATGGaaacttataaaaaaactAATTTAAATAGATACAATGttattaatcatatatatttaacctCCCAAATGTGGGATACAACTAATTATCTTACACCTACATTGAAGGTTAAACGATTTGACGTCTTTAAGAATTACGCTTTTTTCATAAATGAAATTAAgcaaatatatgaaaataaattaaaaggaaatattggaaacgataaaaaaaaaaaaaaataataataaaaaaaaaaaaaaataataataataaaaaaaaaaatggtaaaacaaatttgataaaaatatgaacaaaacATAATGCACAAAATTAAAGTAAAAACATACTCAGACGATTTTAAGAACATCTATGGGAATTATtgttaacaaaaaaaaaaggttgcAAAGATAactacaaaatataatacgAGAATTAGAcagaaacaaatatataagtatgaaatggtaaataaaatataacaaaaaaaaaaaaaaaaaaaaaaaaaacatatcaaGATAAAgtcaaattttatatttttttttttttttatgttttcaataaaatacaatagtttaatatcatatttttattattattttcatttttatttttaaataatgtttTCATTAtacatgaaaaataaaaatagtatatataaaaaataattaagaaATTGTTTCGTCAATATGtttaatttgtttattaaattttttaagaatacttttacaaattatatgaaatgacagtaatatttaaaataacattataattatatatatatatatatatatatatattaataatttaaaaaatgaatttattaaattcgaattaaaaatataatattataaaaaaataaaaataaaataaataaaaaccaaaaaaagTAGAAAGAGGAAATTTATATTCTTgccatttattattataatatgaaatataattttatatgaaattataataagGTGGGGAACATTTATtggaagaataaaaataaaaaataaaatgaaattaaaataatgttatttatcatatatctTGCTTATATTTTAAGTATAAAATTTACCAAtgttgtaaatatttttgtatgtataattttcctatatagaaaattattaaaaaaaaaaaaaaaaaaaaagaatatttattttagcattatgatttattataaattttacatgcagttatgaaaaatatttatatatgtacatgaaaaaaataaataattctaaATGTTGTTGAATTAaagtttaaatatttatatttataataatttttttttaataattaaaagtataaaactattcaaaatataaatattattttgttttttgacaataaaatatttatatatatatataatatattattatatttttttaacattattttaaaaaaagttgtatttttcttaatatattttttatctttctcatattttaatgaatatttaatgaaagatataaatatcaagtatgtatatatatatatatattatatatatatatgaaatatttttattttttttatatatcgaaaatttatttaatatgaatattaaattatattatgataaaaaaatatagtatatataaataatgatgaattctaataatatatagaaacgtactatttatttatattttattttttgttttcaaaGGCTTTTGGGTTTTactaataaagaaatattatttttatatatattactaaaatattgaatattatatatatataaagaattaattttttatatttcattattttgaagaaaaaaccaaaaaaaaaaattttaatagtatgaaatattacaaattatttttttgtatataatttttataatactgTAAAATTAAGTATGTTGTATACACGATTGTTTGTCTTAATTGAGTAATTTATATTGTAATAATGTTATTAGATGTATATGGAATTTATCTATAAATatcatacatttttataattaaaaaatatttacctttattttatattaaaaattgaaataaataagtaaataaataaataaataaatatatatatatatatatatatatatatattagacaCCTTTATTAGTAGTTGagttttaaataatgaaaaaataaaaataaactaatgaataagtaaatatatatatttttaaaattatatatatttttataatgggTGAGAATGAAAGTTCTTATGAAGAAAGTAAgttatgtaattatatagatGGTGGACCAAAGCGTGATTGGTTTTATAATAAAGACGGTTTGTTATTAAGAAGTTATTCTTGGATAGTTAAGAATGCTATaggtattataatattagttCATGGTTTATATTCTCATGCAAGACTAGGATTTTTAAagcataatataaatattataagcaACCATGAAGCTGTGTTAAATGATagtgataattattatatatataaagatagtTGGATAgaagaatttaataaaaatgggTATTCTGTATATGGCATAGATATGCAAGGTCATGGAGAATCTGATGGTTATAATGATTTGAAACATCatgtaaataattttgatgattatgtatatgatttattacaatatattatgttaattAATAGTTCCTTATCTATTGAGGATGAAGAagttaatacatatatagaaGATGATGAACAAAGTATAAATGTTACGATACCtcctatatatttaataggaTTTTCTATGGGTGGGAATATAGTTTTACGTGCTTTAGAAATATTAGGTAAATCAAAAGAACTGCAAGAAAGATTGAATATAAAAGGGTGTGTATCATTGTCACCAATGATTTCAGTCAATGTATTTGGACACATAGATTCATTtcaatttaattatatttttaaaccattaataaaaattgcttcatttttatttacattaaaGAGATTACCATTcatgaataaaataagatTTCCAAATCATTCTTATGTTAATGATATACATATTCTTGATAAAATTCGCTTTGATAAAGGTATGACATTTAAACTTTGCTATGAATTAATAAGAGGAATGCAAAATTTAAATgacaatataaatgatataccTGAAGATATAtccttatatattattcattcatTAAGTGATTGCGTTTGTTATTATGATGGCTCAGTCTCTTTTTTTGATAGActctataataataataaagaactACTTAGTATAGATGATGTGGATCATGTGATTCCTATGGAACCTGGAAATGAGgaagttttaaaaaaaataatttcttgGCTTTCAGAAGTTCAAGAAAGAGAaaatttaatacatattaattaattatttatttgttttatttgttttattatttatttatttattattattattttttttttaattattatatgtattatataaatgactatatattaaatatattttcttttaataacagttcattattaatatatatatgataaataattacaatatatatatatatttatttatttatattattaaaaatatgaaacccattaatttgaattattaaaatattttctatatggtttttacatatatgaacacattttatattattaaaattttaataatacaaataaattaattttattaattttaataataaagaaataataaatatatatataaaaaaaatgtatgaaTTTATTaggtatttatatatacatatattataatgtagAAGGGTAACGTGATAATTAATACTGCGAAAAAATATACGTATTTTAAATgcttaataaaataatttgaacctgatataaataaatatattattttaatatttaattttttcttttttacaaatattaatattcaaaattgaaaaagaaaataaaaaagaatataatcttttatcatattatttatatatttagtttattcttaatttttaccaaaatttttataaaatattattaatattattgtggtataaagatgatataatatatatatttgggttattttatatcatttttgtttttttaaatgaagaataaatttttatatatttattgagatattataaatctgtaaatttttttcttttctgtttttattaattagtaatattttatattccttatatgaatgagaataaatatatttattttttaaaatatatattcagaaaatttattatgtatGTTTAAATTTGCAGAACCAATagaataattcttttttttttaattgcgcatgttttttttttttttttttttttatacatcaAAATGCT
This is a stretch of genomic DNA from Plasmodium sp. gorilla clade G2 genome assembly, contig: PADLG01_00_22, whole genome shotgun sequence. It encodes these proteins:
- a CDS encoding lysophospholipase,putative; translation: MGENESSYEESKLCNYIDGGPKRDWFYNKDGLLLRSYSWIVKNAIGIIILVHGLYSHARLGFLKHNINIISNHEAVLNDSDNYYIYKDSWIEEFNKNGYSVYGIDMQGHGESDGYNDLKHHVNNFDDYVYDLLQYIMLINSSLSIEDEEVNTYIEDDEQSINVTIPPIYLIGFSMGGNIVLRALEILGKSKELQERLNIKGCVSLSPMISVNVFGHIDSFQFNYIFKPLIKIASFLFTLKRLPFMNKIRFPNHSYVNDIHILDKIRFDKGMTFKLCYELIRGMQNLNDNINDIPEDISLYIIHSLSDCVCYYDGSVSFFDRLYNNNKELLSIDDVDHVIPMEPGNEEVLKKIISWLSEVQERENLIHIN
- a CDS encoding acyl-CoA synthetase, putative, with the protein product MVACFSYFSIGNKGYSEIFEESENKDESRVYCVKDHKKKNLKYTYTHIMKIFYEKFTLSNYKIALVEHASGVPHYYMTYGMFLRKVLSFSNSLNKYEGSNIPEKTYNEEMNNGKFKLLGLYGSNSINWLITDLGAMLSGVTTLVMHSKFSIDVIVDILNESKLEWLCLDLDLAEGLMKRRNQLPHLKTFIILDTLVKPKEINTQGGKENNIKTNKSSVKRSKKKNNNNIEDNSEDITIDEFECDNEKLEILQGLKEKGSLIGINIISFDDMTKHETADFNIKNDSPDFITSIVYTSGTSGKPKGVMLSNKNFYYGVVTTADHDVLVKFSLQKHLSYLPISHVYARMFVYLIFMSTGRVNIWSKDLNFFSKDIFNSKDAVLGGVPKVFCRIYTNIMTQLDNLPLCKKCIVKGVLCFRRTFKNGCFSKGLEKVMKVSSKIRQKVNPNLEVILNGGGKLSAKIADELCILLDIKYYQGYGLTEFTGPIFAQRVIDNNSEGMGGPTCPSIRYKVRTWETYKASDSLPKGELLIKSNAMFNGYFLEKEFTKKCFTHDGYFITGDVVQINKDGSLTFLDRSKGLVKLSQGEYIETDLLNNLYSQISFINNCVVYGDDSMDGPLGIISVDKSLLFTSLKNDNMLEQCGVTEKNYMDKLTDDNINQNIFIDYVKAKMMETYKKTNLNRYNVINHIYLTSQMWDTTNYLTPTLKVKRFDVFKNYAFFINEIKQIYENKLKGNIGNDKKKKK